A single region of the Sorghum bicolor cultivar BTx623 chromosome 9, Sorghum_bicolor_NCBIv3, whole genome shotgun sequence genome encodes:
- the LOC8082351 gene encoding 50S ribosomal protein L1, chloroplastic: protein MATAAAATAASTSLLAPAASSTAPGASPNALFFPSSVPSLRAYPRLLLAFRRPAAAAAQGAVLEEEEVQADQRGQYDDDDDGYEGGRGPAFTAPTRPRTGKAALPLKRDRTRSKRFLEIQKLRESKKDYDVPTAISLMKQMSSAKFVESAEAHFRMNLDPKYNDQQLRATVNLPKGTGQSVKIAVLTQGEKIDEARAAGADIVGGEDLIEQIKGGFMEFDKLIASPDMMPKVAGLGKILGPRGLMPNPKAGTVSPNITQAIEEFKKGKVEYRVDKSGIVHIPFGKVDFPEEDLIANFMAVVRSVERNKPSGAKGIYWKTAYLCSSMGPSIKLNIKEMLDYGLDSSD from the exons ATGGCCACAGCAGCTGCGGCCACCGCCGCCTCCACCTCCCTGCTCGCGCCGGCGGCGAGCAGCACGGCGCCGGGGGCCTCGCCCAACGCGCTGTTCTTCCCCTCCTCCGTGCCGTCGCTGCGCGCCTACCCGCGGCTCCTCCTCGCGTTCCGCcgccccgccgccgcggccgcccaGGGCGCCGTGCTCGAAGAGGAGGAGGTACAGGCCGACCAGCGGGGCCagtacgacgacgacgacgacgggtaCGAGGGCGGGCGCGGCCCCGCGTTCACGGCCCCCACGCGGCCGCGCACCGGCAAGGCCGCACTACCGCTCAAGCGCGACCGC ACGAGGTCCAAGAGGTTCCTCGAGATACAGAAGCTGAGGGAGAGCAAGAAGGACTACGACGTGCCCACCGCCATCTCGCTGATGAAGCAGATGTCCAGCGCCAAGTTTGTCGAGTCGGCGGAGGCGCACTTCCGCATGAACCTCGACCCCAAGTACAATGACCAGCAGCTCCGGGCCACG GTGAATTTGCCCAAGGGAACAGGCCAGTCGGTGAAGATTGCGGTTCTCACACAAG GTGAGAAGATAGATGAAGCTAGAGCTGCAGGAGCAGATATCGTAGGTGGAGAAGATTTGATTGAACAAATAAAAGGAGGATTTATGGAGTTTGACAAATTGATTGCATCACCTGATATGATGCCTAAG GTTGCCGGCTTGGGTAAGATTCTAGGACCAAGAGGGCTGATGCCTAACCCCAAAGCTGGCACTGTTTCTCCAAACATTACTCAG GCTATCGAAGAGTTCAAGAAAGGGAAGGTTGAATACAGAGTTGATAAATCAGGAATTGTCCATATTCCCTTTGGCAAGGTTGACTTTCCGGAGGAAGATCTCATTGCAAACTTCATGGCCGTTGTT CGCTCTGTTGAGAGGAACAAGCCATCTGGTGCTAAGGGGATATACTGGAAAACAGCGTACTTGTGCTCATCCATGGGACCTTCTATCAAGCTAAACATAAAAGAAATGCTTGATTATGGTTTGGACTCATCTGACTAG